In one Sporomusa sphaeroides DSM 2875 genomic region, the following are encoded:
- a CDS encoding ABC transporter ATP-binding protein, which yields MLGFIKRMLNLAGEFAGRIKLAFVLSFFENMLSYIPILAALYIFTKIVAGTLTAGDAWLSGGVMLVAVIVRCVLRRLFVALQSGTGYEICARERINSGDRFKRFPMSYFTEGNLGNVTSAISVDLLFIEEHGMGAMDKVVNGYMGILLSSLMLFGVDWRVALVSVTVCVLALLALNRLQTVGKEQSRIKQDQQARLTATVIEYVQGIAVIKSLNLAGDKAQAVKDTIESTRDHSIDYEEKFTPPSFRYQACFATGTALIVFLTTYFCFTGSMTMPVMLMLLISAFYIYLSPQALAGLTAQIRVMEAGLNRYEALKQVKIIDEDGQDIKLDRFDIEFKDVTFAYEESETLKNISFKVPEKSMTALVGASGSGKTTIANLIVRFWDVQQGEVLVGGVDVKTLTCDSLLKNVSMVFQNVYLFNDTILNNIKFGKPDATYEEVVAAAKKARCHDFITALEQGYDTVVGESGSTLSGGEKQRISIARAILKDAPIILLDEATASVDPDNEQHIQMAISELVRDKTLVVIAHRLSTIRNADQILVIDGGRLIQQGTHAELLQQGGQYGKLWEKRLTARSWKIAAESKPQGIGAAAGA from the coding sequence ATGCTGGGGTTTATTAAAAGAATGCTTAACCTGGCAGGTGAATTCGCCGGACGGATCAAGCTGGCGTTTGTCCTGAGCTTTTTTGAGAACATGCTTTCCTACATACCAATCCTGGCCGCTCTGTATATTTTTACCAAAATTGTGGCAGGGACCCTGACGGCCGGGGACGCCTGGCTGAGCGGCGGTGTTATGCTGGTTGCCGTCATCGTACGGTGCGTGTTAAGACGTTTGTTTGTCGCCCTGCAGAGCGGCACGGGGTATGAAATCTGTGCCCGGGAGAGAATTAACAGCGGCGACCGGTTCAAACGCTTTCCCATGAGCTATTTTACGGAAGGAAATCTGGGCAACGTCACCTCGGCTATTTCTGTTGACCTGCTGTTTATCGAAGAGCATGGCATGGGGGCGATGGATAAGGTAGTCAACGGCTATATGGGCATTTTGCTTAGCAGCCTGATGCTGTTTGGCGTTGACTGGCGCGTTGCCCTGGTATCTGTGACTGTGTGTGTGCTGGCCCTGCTGGCGCTCAACCGGCTGCAAACCGTCGGCAAAGAGCAGTCCAGAATTAAACAAGACCAACAGGCCAGGCTGACAGCCACCGTGATTGAATATGTCCAGGGAATAGCGGTTATCAAGTCGCTCAATCTGGCGGGTGATAAGGCGCAAGCGGTTAAGGATACGATTGAAAGCACTCGCGATCACTCCATTGACTATGAAGAAAAGTTTACGCCGCCAAGCTTTCGCTATCAGGCTTGCTTTGCAACCGGTACCGCCCTGATTGTTTTTTTGACAACCTATTTTTGTTTTACCGGCAGCATGACCATGCCGGTGATGCTGATGCTGCTGATATCGGCCTTTTATATTTATCTTTCCCCCCAGGCGCTGGCCGGCCTGACTGCTCAGATCCGGGTCATGGAAGCCGGGCTGAACCGCTATGAGGCGCTGAAACAGGTGAAAATTATTGACGAAGACGGGCAGGATATCAAGCTGGACCGGTTCGACATTGAATTTAAAGATGTTACTTTTGCGTACGAAGAAAGCGAAACCCTGAAAAATATCAGTTTCAAGGTGCCGGAAAAAAGCATGACAGCCCTGGTGGGTGCATCAGGCTCAGGCAAAACCACTATTGCCAATCTGATTGTAAGGTTTTGGGATGTCCAGCAGGGCGAAGTGCTGGTAGGCGGCGTCGATGTCAAGACACTGACCTGTGACAGCCTGTTGAAAAATGTCAGTATGGTTTTTCAAAACGTCTATCTGTTTAATGACACGATTTTGAACAACATCAAATTCGGCAAGCCGGACGCCACCTATGAGGAAGTTGTGGCCGCGGCCAAAAAAGCCCGGTGCCATGATTTTATCACAGCCCTGGAGCAGGGGTACGATACCGTGGTGGGAGAGAGCGGCTCCACCTTGTCCGGCGGTGAAAAACAGCGAATTTCCATCGCCAGGGCGATTCTCAAAGACGCGCCCATTATTCTGTTGGACGAAGCGACGGCCAGTGTCGATCCGGACAATGAACAGCATATCCAAATGGCGATTAGCGAACTGGTTCGGGATAAAACCCTGGTTGTGATTGCGCACCGGCTCTCGACCATCCGCAATGCCGATCAAATTCTGGTTATTGACGGCGGACGGCTTATTCAGCAGGGCACGCATGCTGAACTATTGCAGCAGGGCGGCCAGTATGGCAAGCTCTGGGAGAAACGCTTGACGGCCCGCAGCTGGAAAATAGCGGCAGAATCCAAACCACAGGGCATTGGCGCCGCGGCCGGCGCCTAG
- a CDS encoding ABC transporter ATP-binding protein translates to MREIMNVYAYAQEFKAEMIRAITFLTTSVIMAVVPYFFIYHIIMRFSGEDRLTVGYLGGMAGLILVSLVLKTYLHGRGLSVSHRLAYNTLMGMRKKVADKLLKMPMGAIQRHSTGSLKKNFVENIEDMEIILAHAMPEGISNLLTLIIITATLFILDWRMALLALAVLPIGLIAVYMMVKDGMKRMGPYYQASKEMNENIIEYIAGMEVIKVFNQTTTSFKKYITSVSNYKKYTLHWFKVSWNYMTVYSIILPSTLLFLLPVGTLFYLGGSLSLGTFVLVILLAMSMGLPLMRLVEFLPIFPRLRQQAQKIEQLFTEEELVSGVSQAAPQNYNVTFDRVTFAYDDKEVLHEVSFVAKENTVTALVGESGAGKSTLAKLLVRFWDIKHGAVKIGNVNIRDLPFATLMNAISYVSQDIFLFDTTIMENIRMGRPSATDSEVIAMAKIAQCHDFILATDLGYHTVVGGAGDKLSGGQRQRIAIARALLKNAPIVVLDEATSFTDPENEDKIQAALNSLIQGKTLIVIAHRLSTIVDANNIILLADGRIAAQGTHQELLAASPVYQTMWQAHQDAIDWDIAGRERSR, encoded by the coding sequence ATGCGCGAGATTATGAATGTGTACGCCTATGCCCAGGAATTTAAAGCAGAGATGATCAGGGCCATCACTTTTCTTACGACAAGTGTTATTATGGCGGTTGTTCCCTATTTTTTTATCTATCATATTATTATGCGGTTCAGCGGTGAAGACCGGCTTACAGTAGGTTATCTGGGGGGGATGGCAGGACTGATTTTGGTCAGCCTGGTTTTAAAAACTTATCTGCATGGCCGGGGGTTGTCTGTCTCGCATCGTTTGGCGTACAACACGTTGATGGGGATGCGCAAGAAAGTAGCCGATAAACTGCTGAAGATGCCCATGGGAGCTATCCAGCGGCATAGCACAGGCAGCCTGAAAAAAAATTTCGTCGAGAATATCGAGGATATGGAGATTATTTTGGCGCATGCCATGCCTGAGGGGATATCCAACCTACTCACTTTGATCATTATCACCGCAACCCTCTTTATTCTTGACTGGCGGATGGCGCTCTTAGCACTGGCGGTACTGCCGATCGGCCTGATTGCGGTGTATATGATGGTCAAAGACGGCATGAAACGGATGGGACCCTACTATCAGGCCTCCAAAGAAATGAATGAAAATATTATCGAATATATTGCCGGAATGGAAGTCATCAAGGTTTTCAATCAGACGACCACCTCGTTTAAGAAATATATTACTTCCGTGAGTAACTATAAAAAGTACACGCTTCACTGGTTTAAAGTATCCTGGAATTATATGACGGTTTACAGCATCATCCTGCCTTCGACATTACTGTTCCTTCTGCCGGTAGGGACCTTATTTTACTTAGGCGGGTCGCTCTCGCTGGGGACGTTTGTCCTGGTCATTCTGCTGGCCATGAGCATGGGGCTGCCACTGATGCGGCTGGTGGAGTTTCTGCCGATCTTCCCCCGCCTCAGGCAGCAGGCGCAAAAAATTGAACAGCTATTTACCGAGGAGGAGCTGGTGAGCGGTGTAAGCCAGGCCGCGCCGCAAAATTACAATGTTACGTTCGACCGGGTGACCTTCGCCTATGATGATAAAGAAGTGCTGCATGAGGTGTCTTTTGTCGCCAAAGAAAATACGGTGACGGCGCTGGTCGGGGAATCCGGGGCCGGCAAATCGACGCTGGCCAAGCTTTTGGTCCGGTTCTGGGACATCAAACACGGTGCCGTTAAAATCGGAAATGTGAATATCAGGGATCTGCCCTTTGCTACCCTTATGAATGCCATCAGTTATGTATCCCAGGATATTTTTCTGTTCGATACGACGATTATGGAAAACATCCGGATGGGCCGCCCCAGTGCCACTGACAGTGAAGTCATCGCTATGGCCAAAATTGCCCAGTGCCATGACTTTATTCTGGCAACCGACCTCGGCTACCATACAGTGGTTGGCGGTGCCGGTGATAAATTATCCGGCGGACAGCGCCAGCGGATTGCCATTGCCCGGGCCCTCTTAAAAAACGCGCCCATTGTGGTGCTGGATGAAGCCACCTCGTTTACCGACCCGGAGAATGAGGACAAGATTCAGGCGGCCTTAAACAGTCTGATCCAAGGCAAGACGCTGATTGTAATTGCGCACCGGCTGTCGACTATCGTGGACGCCAATAACATCATTTTGCTGGCCGACGGCAGGATAGCGGCTCAGGGAACACATCAGGAACTGCTGGCGGCATCCCCGGTTTACCAGACCATGTGGCAGGCGCATCAGGACGCAATAGACTGGGATATTGCCGGTAGGGAAAGGAGTCGATAA
- a CDS encoding TonB-dependent receptor plug domain-containing protein encodes MKKQRKKIVCSLLSSTLIWGFSTVALAEEPEELFALEEVVVTASRMPTKLSETAANVTVVTRDDIEKGNYTNVPEILGQTNIVLESNSERIPESSPLINGDHRVLILIDGRRINANTFMNGTQFGTINMNLLPSVKNIERIEIVRGPASALYGSDAAGGVINIITRQATQEDTTVYSEFGNWGLRRYGFTTENKVDGFGYRIAYEHKDQDYFEYKDYKTGEIKRMPNSSIDEDALSLRLDKELSGGRSLSLAFDHDDSRDGSYHQPPGMPYYMPETYKKTKVNNVALTYNWPQGASTDNMFRIYRNDSSYHWYDWGYAMYPVAEKERYITDKVFGGEWQQTRRLNDKHTLVSGADWRRSHVKWLAYDIDNTLSNRAVYLEDRWKLDDRWIFSSGVRYDKTNTFGGKATSRFSLNRELDKNSNAYLSWGQVFRTPLANELYGGGGGSVGNPELRPETGDTVTVGVNTQLSDDTKIQASVFSSRIKDAIRWSPDANNLYAPWTTENVANEKRHGGEISLVHELSPQWNVSVGYSYVKIKIKEKDEIDYHEDPDNAQPQGYRLQVGYNQDKWNAGVTLRGATGRDLQAFASEDYWVVDLNANYQMDRDTRAYLKVYNLANKAYDVRGSYRDIKLPGAYPMPARYIAFGLERHI; translated from the coding sequence ATGAAAAAACAACGAAAAAAAATAGTTTGCTCACTGTTAAGCAGCACCCTGATTTGGGGATTTTCGACCGTTGCTCTGGCGGAAGAGCCTGAGGAGCTGTTTGCCCTGGAAGAGGTAGTAGTAACGGCCAGCCGAATGCCGACGAAACTATCGGAGACAGCGGCAAATGTCACGGTTGTTACCCGGGATGACATTGAAAAAGGAAACTATACAAATGTACCGGAGATTCTGGGGCAAACCAATATCGTACTGGAATCGAACTCGGAAAGAATTCCTGAGAGTTCTCCGCTTATTAATGGTGATCACCGGGTATTAATTTTGATTGACGGCCGCAGAATCAACGCTAATACTTTTATGAACGGAACTCAATTTGGGACCATCAATATGAACCTTTTACCCAGTGTTAAGAATATTGAACGCATCGAAATTGTCCGTGGACCGGCTTCCGCCCTTTATGGCAGTGATGCGGCCGGAGGTGTTATTAATATTATCACCCGCCAGGCAACCCAAGAAGATACCACCGTTTACTCGGAATTTGGGAATTGGGGACTGCGCCGCTATGGTTTCACTACGGAAAATAAAGTTGACGGATTTGGTTATCGAATTGCTTACGAACATAAAGACCAAGACTATTTTGAGTACAAAGATTACAAAACAGGTGAAATCAAGCGGATGCCAAACAGCAGCATCGATGAGGACGCACTAAGCCTGCGTCTGGATAAAGAGCTAAGCGGCGGGCGCTCTCTGTCTCTGGCTTTTGACCATGACGACAGCCGGGACGGTTCTTATCATCAACCCCCCGGGATGCCCTATTATATGCCTGAGACCTATAAGAAAACCAAGGTGAATAATGTGGCCTTGACCTATAATTGGCCGCAGGGTGCAAGCACGGATAATATGTTTAGAATATACCGGAACGATTCTTCTTATCACTGGTATGACTGGGGCTATGCAATGTATCCCGTAGCTGAGAAAGAAAGATATATAACTGATAAGGTTTTCGGCGGAGAATGGCAGCAGACCCGGCGGTTGAATGATAAGCATACCCTGGTTAGCGGTGCCGATTGGCGCAGGTCTCATGTTAAATGGCTTGCCTACGACATTGATAATACCTTGTCCAATCGCGCAGTTTATCTCGAAGACCGCTGGAAATTAGATGATCGCTGGATCTTTTCCTCAGGCGTGCGCTATGACAAGACGAACACCTTTGGCGGCAAGGCCACCAGCCGTTTTAGCTTGAACAGGGAACTGGACAAGAACAGTAATGCCTATCTTTCCTGGGGGCAAGTGTTTAGAACCCCGCTGGCAAATGAATTATACGGCGGAGGCGGGGGCAGTGTCGGCAATCCTGAGTTGCGTCCGGAAACCGGGGATACGGTGACGGTCGGCGTCAATACCCAACTGTCTGACGATACCAAGATACAAGCCAGTGTTTTCAGCAGCCGTATTAAAGACGCTATTCGCTGGAGTCCTGATGCGAATAATCTGTACGCTCCGTGGACAACAGAAAATGTTGCCAATGAGAAGCGGCACGGCGGGGAAATCTCGTTGGTTCATGAGCTGTCGCCGCAGTGGAATGTGTCTGTCGGCTATTCCTATGTCAAGATAAAAATTAAAGAAAAGGATGAAATTGATTACCACGAAGATCCCGACAATGCCCAGCCACAGGGTTACCGTCTGCAGGTTGGCTATAACCAGGATAAATGGAATGCCGGTGTAACCCTGCGGGGGGCCACTGGCCGCGACCTACAGGCCTTTGCTTCCGAGGATTATTGGGTAGTGGACTTGAATGCCAATTACCAGATGGATCGTGACACCCGCGCTTATCTTAAGGTATATAACCTAGCCAATAAGGCTTATGATGTAAGAGGTTCTTATCGTGATATCAAATTGCCGGGCGCGTACCCTATGCCGGCCAGATATATAGCGTTTGGGCTTGAAAGACATATATAA
- a CDS encoding ABC transporter ATP-binding protein: MREKRFAGLTAAGLPPAREDMAAVELMAVRKVYTTGAGEFAALKGVDLTVEQGEFAAVVGKSGSGKSTLINMITGIDRPTGGEVWVAGTPVHTLTENQIAVWRGRTLGVVFQFFQLLPTLTALENVMLPMDFCHVYDKAERPRRALELLEMVGVGQQAGKLPASLSGGQQQRVAIARSLANDPPLLVADEPTGNLDSRTAAAVIELFNELTRAGKTIVMVTHDQDLARQSSRIVTVAEGGIVPDGRTGVRDL; this comes from the coding sequence ATGCGGGAAAAAAGGTTTGCCGGGCTGACCGCAGCAGGCTTGCCGCCGGCCCGGGAGGACATGGCCGCAGTGGAACTGATGGCGGTACGGAAAGTGTATACGACCGGCGCCGGTGAGTTTGCAGCCTTAAAAGGGGTGGATCTAACGGTGGAGCAGGGCGAGTTTGCCGCTGTGGTGGGAAAATCGGGCAGCGGCAAATCTACATTAATTAATATGATTACTGGCATTGACCGGCCCACCGGCGGGGAAGTATGGGTGGCCGGTACGCCGGTGCATACGCTGACGGAGAACCAGATTGCCGTGTGGCGGGGCCGGACGCTGGGGGTGGTGTTTCAGTTCTTTCAGCTCCTGCCAACCCTAACGGCGCTGGAGAACGTAATGCTGCCCATGGATTTCTGCCATGTCTATGACAAGGCGGAGCGTCCCCGGCGGGCGCTTGAGCTGCTGGAAATGGTCGGTGTCGGGCAACAAGCCGGTAAACTGCCGGCCAGCCTGTCGGGAGGACAGCAGCAACGGGTGGCTATTGCCAGGTCACTGGCCAATGATCCTCCGCTGCTGGTAGCGGATGAGCCGACCGGCAATCTGGACAGCCGGACGGCGGCAGCGGTTATTGAACTGTTTAATGAACTGACCCGGGCAGGCAAGACCATCGTTATGGTCACCCATGACCAGGACCTGGCGCGTCAGAGCAGCCGCATCGTGACGGTGGCTGAAGGCGGGATTGTGCCAGATGGTCGCACCGGAGTGCGTGACCTATGA
- a CDS encoding MATE family efflux transporter — MNHANVNEKEKQKIFILHENLWKVMVQLSWPAIIAMVLYGLSIVVSAVFVGRYVGETALAGVSVVFPLTQISIGVGSLVGVGAGSVLSIAIGSQDKTTQERLLGNVNCLSLIVTALYIILGLLFSTQLVQLMGGKDEVLRLGDVYFRITLFGGFFWIYGLAANMIVRAEGKMKSAAVMMGLGLVADVAANYLLVVVFNLGVEGSAWATNFGMLVYTILGWLYFGRDFSSFKTKTFSLYWDRNTLKTILSLGMSSFILILMSLVQGVVVFNALAQYGTVLDIAFYGVVYRLFTFLLMPVVGLMRALQPVVGINYGAGQYERVISAYKIFTVASVALTLPFWGISMLAPEFVLGFMLTGQVFTGNQLLYFWIYMAVLPLLSSIFMAMTFFPAIGKGKPAAVIGIARQLIFYIPVMLILPKFMGVAGVYTGSLAIDVVIVLWTMVMVKKEFTALRAQAKPAALHFS; from the coding sequence TTGAATCACGCAAACGTCAATGAAAAAGAAAAACAGAAAATATTTATCTTGCATGAAAATCTGTGGAAGGTGATGGTTCAGTTATCCTGGCCGGCTATCATTGCCATGGTGCTTTATGGGCTAAGTATTGTCGTTTCGGCCGTCTTTGTCGGCCGGTATGTGGGAGAAACCGCTTTGGCAGGAGTTTCGGTGGTTTTTCCTTTAACCCAGATTAGTATCGGTGTCGGTTCACTGGTCGGTGTCGGCGCCGGTTCAGTGCTGAGCATTGCCATCGGCAGCCAGGACAAAACAACCCAGGAACGGCTGCTTGGCAATGTCAACTGCCTTTCCCTGATCGTAACTGCTCTATATATAATATTGGGGCTGTTATTTTCCACACAGCTGGTTCAGCTTATGGGCGGCAAAGACGAGGTATTACGGCTGGGCGATGTGTATTTTCGCATAACCCTGTTTGGGGGCTTTTTTTGGATTTACGGCCTGGCTGCTAATATGATTGTCAGAGCGGAAGGGAAAATGAAGTCGGCGGCAGTGATGATGGGACTTGGTTTGGTCGCCGATGTGGCAGCCAATTATCTGCTTGTTGTCGTTTTCAATCTAGGGGTGGAAGGTTCGGCCTGGGCAACCAATTTCGGCATGTTGGTTTATACCATCCTGGGCTGGCTTTATTTTGGCCGGGATTTCTCCTCGTTTAAAACCAAAACCTTCTCGCTTTATTGGGACCGGAATACACTAAAGACTATTCTTAGTCTGGGCATGTCTTCGTTTATCCTGATTTTGATGAGCCTGGTGCAGGGAGTGGTCGTATTTAACGCTCTTGCCCAGTACGGGACGGTCCTGGACATTGCTTTTTACGGTGTAGTTTACCGCCTGTTTACCTTTTTGTTAATGCCGGTTGTTGGCTTAATGCGGGCGTTGCAGCCGGTTGTCGGGATAAACTATGGTGCCGGTCAGTATGAGCGTGTTATCAGTGCCTATAAAATATTTACTGTTGCTTCTGTAGCACTGACATTGCCTTTTTGGGGCATTTCTATGCTTGCGCCGGAGTTTGTTCTGGGTTTTATGCTGACAGGGCAAGTGTTTACCGGCAATCAACTGCTGTATTTCTGGATTTATATGGCGGTGTTACCGCTCCTGTCCTCCATTTTCATGGCGATGACATTTTTCCCGGCGATTGGCAAAGGGAAACCGGCCGCTGTAATCGGCATAGCCAGGCAGTTGATTTTTTATATACCGGTTATGCTGATTTTGCCGAAATTCATGGGAGTTGCCGGTGTTTATACCGGCTCTTTGGCAATTGACGTAGTAATTGTTTTATGGACGATGGTCATGGTGAAAAAAGAATTTACGGCCCTCAGAGCACAGGCTAAACCGGCTGCCCTGCATTTTTCATGA
- a CDS encoding O-acetylhomoserine aminocarboxypropyltransferase/cysteine synthase family protein: MSKIDSKLREESLAVHAGQEADPVTGSRAVPIFQTTSYLFNNADHAANLFALKEPGNIYTRLMNPTTDVLEKRVAAMEGGVGALAVASGMSAIAIALLTIAQAGDEIIATDNLYGGTHNLFNHVFRRFGIKVNFVRSNDLEGLQQAVTARTKAIYAESIGNPKLDVTDIAAVAEIAHANDIPFILDNSVAPYLLKPFAYGADIIVYSAGKFLGGHGTSLGGIIVDSGKFNWENGKFPLIANPDPSYHGLNFIEDFRSAGNIAYILKARATLLRDLGPAISPFNSFLILMGIETLHLRMPRHAENALAIAKHLAKHPAVEWVNYPGLDDSPERKRAEKYLPQGCGAIIGFGIKGGLEAGKNFINSLQLISHLANLGDSKTLAIHPASTTHQQLAAAEQLAAGVTPEFIRLSVGIENIADLIEDIDQALAKAVI, translated from the coding sequence ATGAGTAAAATTGATTCCAAACTACGGGAGGAATCCCTTGCCGTACATGCCGGTCAGGAAGCCGACCCTGTGACGGGTTCACGTGCGGTGCCGATATTTCAAACAACATCTTACTTATTTAATAATGCCGACCATGCGGCAAATCTTTTCGCATTGAAAGAACCCGGTAATATTTACACCCGCCTGATGAATCCGACAACCGATGTTCTGGAAAAACGGGTTGCCGCCATGGAAGGGGGAGTCGGAGCACTGGCCGTGGCCAGCGGTATGAGCGCAATTGCCATTGCGCTGCTTACCATCGCGCAGGCAGGTGATGAGATTATTGCCACCGATAATCTTTATGGGGGAACCCATAATCTTTTTAATCACGTATTCAGACGCTTTGGCATTAAGGTTAATTTTGTCCGGTCCAACGATCTGGAGGGCTTACAGCAAGCCGTTACCGCCAGAACAAAGGCAATCTATGCCGAATCCATCGGCAATCCGAAGCTTGATGTGACAGATATAGCGGCAGTTGCGGAAATTGCCCATGCCAACGATATTCCTTTCATTCTGGATAACTCAGTAGCACCCTATCTGCTGAAACCCTTTGCGTATGGAGCCGACATTATCGTGTATTCGGCCGGCAAGTTTCTTGGCGGCCATGGGACAAGTCTCGGCGGAATTATTGTTGATTCCGGCAAATTCAATTGGGAAAATGGCAAATTTCCGCTTATCGCCAATCCCGATCCGAGTTATCACGGCTTGAATTTTATAGAAGATTTTCGTTCTGCAGGCAATATTGCCTATATCTTAAAGGCCCGCGCCACTTTGCTGCGTGATCTCGGTCCGGCAATTTCACCGTTCAATTCTTTTCTCATTCTTATGGGGATTGAAACCCTGCATCTCAGAATGCCGCGGCATGCCGAAAATGCGCTCGCAATCGCCAAACACCTGGCAAAGCATCCGGCAGTTGAGTGGGTAAACTATCCGGGGCTTGATGACAGTCCGGAAAGAAAACGGGCTGAGAAATATCTTCCCCAGGGTTGCGGGGCAATCATCGGCTTCGGAATAAAAGGCGGTCTGGAGGCCGGCAAGAATTTTATCAACTCTTTGCAGTTGATTTCGCATCTGGCTAATTTGGGAGATTCCAAAACGCTGGCGATACATCCCGCCAGCACCACCCATCAGCAGCTGGCAGCTGCTGAACAGCTTGCCGCCGGTGTTACACCCGAATTTATCCGGCTTTCGGTGGGCATTGAAAATATTGCCGATCTCATTGAAGATATTGATCAGGCATTGGCAAAGGCAGTAATTTAG